The proteins below are encoded in one region of Coffea arabica cultivar ET-39 chromosome 4c, Coffea Arabica ET-39 HiFi, whole genome shotgun sequence:
- the LOC140004557 gene encoding uncharacterized protein, which produces MRRRSSSLLSCKTGGNGVSFSFVAGITFPRTLIPMSAGGAFGGNRGVRPVPPEKGVFPLDHMHLCDQEKKEYISCLKSSGHKSEKCRHLSKMYLQCRMEKNLMAKQDMSELGFRKESDVEALRDGSRNGSLDD; this is translated from the exons ATGCGAAGGCGTTCATCCTCACTCCTCAGTTGTAAAACCGGCGGCAACGGAGTGTCGTTTTCGTTTGTAGCTGGAATAACATTCCCAAGAACTTTAATCCCCATGAGTGCTG GTGGTGCATTTGGTGGAAATAGAGGAGTAAGGCCTGTACCACCTGAAAAAGGAGTTTTCCCTTTAGACCACATGCATTTATGTGATCAG GAGAAGAAAGAATATATCAGTTGCCTTAAATCTTCTGGGCATAAATCTGAAAAATGCCGTCACCTCTCAAAGATGTATTTGCAATGTCGTATGGAAAA GAACTTGATGGCGAAGCAAGACATGTCAGAACTTGGATTCAGAAAGGAGAGCGATGTGGAAGCCTTACGAGATGGAAGTAGAAATGGTAGCTTAGATGACTGA